Proteins co-encoded in one Sulfurimonas sp. HSL1-2 genomic window:
- a CDS encoding ATP-binding protein gives MALFGKLFKKKETSRPQETASVEEIELQDAPFNLNDTLRDVANILSLDAQEKRISIVYRMKKNVPSAVIGDRYKLSRLLTDIIGNAIDFTDKREDVVVQISRNENNEEALELHFEVIDYGVGMDETVVEKRLMPMLTSDSPAGAFEIRGSGLQRARDIVHAMQGSIRLTSRPKKGTRVNFHLLLSAEDLTEKRHYRLPNKEGVGRKTLVVDNDIGSAKAVVPMLEYFRHDVTVGKTADLAFMESYDIVMVSSEYWSDELYADIQKLGEACPKIVMIESMIKHQDVEDRALEYVDWLIYKPFTQQFVFEMLVALYSDALGTEAEAEMETAEPAAEVTVPEVSVEETVPAAAEPVKAKVVSTVEAFLSGRALESRGAGEKNDHGVFCKSSHQFFVAADGLANCGNDYAAFVEKLKEAIWKYVKADRVLMGMIDQGQLGEAAEYCSKMKQPLAELGVYKLACLADLLETACRERNAEDIDALTNAVGFILKQTIASLDQFIEQSKYKIR, from the coding sequence TTGGCACTATTTGGAAAGCTATTCAAGAAAAAAGAGACGTCGAGGCCCCAGGAGACCGCCTCGGTCGAGGAGATTGAACTTCAAGACGCTCCGTTCAACCTCAATGATACCTTGCGCGATGTCGCGAATATCCTCTCCCTCGATGCGCAGGAGAAGCGCATCTCCATTGTCTACCGCATGAAGAAAAATGTCCCTTCCGCCGTGATCGGTGACCGTTACAAGCTTTCCCGTCTTTTGACCGACATTATCGGGAATGCCATCGATTTCACCGACAAACGCGAAGACGTCGTTGTCCAGATCAGCCGGAATGAAAACAATGAAGAGGCACTGGAACTCCATTTCGAGGTTATCGACTACGGTGTGGGCATGGACGAAACGGTGGTGGAAAAACGGCTGATGCCGATGCTGACCAGCGACAGCCCGGCGGGCGCGTTTGAGATTCGCGGCAGCGGGCTGCAGCGCGCCCGTGATATCGTGCACGCCATGCAGGGGAGTATCCGCCTGACCAGCCGGCCGAAAAAAGGGACGCGCGTCAATTTCCACCTGCTGCTTTCCGCCGAAGACCTCACGGAGAAACGCCACTACCGCCTGCCCAACAAAGAGGGAGTCGGGCGCAAAACTCTGGTCGTTGATAACGATATCGGCAGTGCAAAGGCGGTGGTCCCGATGCTCGAGTATTTCCGTCATGACGTCACTGTCGGCAAAACCGCCGACCTGGCGTTCATGGAGTCGTACGACATCGTCATGGTCTCCTCCGAGTATTGGAGTGACGAACTCTACGCGGACATCCAGAAGCTGGGAGAAGCGTGCCCCAAAATCGTTATGATCGAAAGCATGATCAAACACCAGGATGTCGAAGACCGCGCCCTCGAGTACGTCGACTGGTTGATCTACAAGCCTTTCACCCAGCAGTTCGTCTTTGAGATGCTTGTCGCGCTCTATTCCGATGCGCTCGGCACCGAAGCCGAAGCGGAAATGGAAACGGCGGAACCCGCTGCGGAAGTAACGGTACCGGAAGTGTCCGTTGAAGAGACGGTGCCTGCAGCAGCCGAACCGGTTAAAGCAAAGGTCGTATCAACCGTGGAAGCCTTCCTCAGCGGAAGGGCGCTTGAGAGCCGGGGCGCCGGGGAGAAAAACGACCATGGCGTCTTCTGCAAATCGTCCCATCAGTTCTTCGTTGCCGCGGACGGCCTGGCCAACTGCGGCAACGATTACGCCGCCTTTGTCGAGAAGCTCAAAGAGGCGATCTGGAAATATGTCAAGGCCGACCGTGTGCTCATGGGGATGATCGACCAGGGACAGCTCGGGGAGGCTGCGGAGTACTGTTCCAAGATGAAACAGCCCCTCGCCGAACTCGGTGTCTACAAACTCGCCTGCCTGGCCGATCTGCTCGAAACCGCGTGCCGGGAGCGGAACGCGGAAGATATTGACGCCCTGACGAATGCCGTAGGCTTTATTCTCAAACAAACGATTGCGTCTCTCGATCAGTTCATCGAGCAATCGAAATACAAAATCCGTTAG
- a CDS encoding ATP-binding protein, producing MNIVRLITVVMIAAASLAVMAAEPYMNIVVAAGNSKSEMDIHVHTLQRKFAEDPYIVKAQAREHFEVVSRRSGRYYIASIEPIRDSEVVSRMLEKVQRYFPDAYVYTHRGDEAAASEPEPKVEVRTVYVPAEPEIKTVYIPAEPEVKTVYVDRPAKGIASEKILMALAVMALLLLLLVAYSLYQRRKLSKISHVLKKEHEELEQMLEHQEDIMVNVGEKIRQPAKEIGSSSEKILQTKLDPVQSRELEKIKNSDELLLDITNDLIDFLNLKSNKVKLRHELFNINNVLDEMAGTVSNRARGSNIEFIFDIEKGVPAKFIGDSLRLGQVLTNLMSNAMKFTVDGEVRLHIRRLEDKGGKVMLEFVISDTGVGIDPNRFNDIFEPFSSANDLKETGLGLYISRALIDMMGGTIEIKSVMNKGSDFILTIPFDVPDVNEKRHYRLPAKAFTGHSFVIVEVQPTAADALKKMLEYFKNDVSVRSLGAIRNKSDILFESEVVIIAEDAFTPDVQALIKRVKSETNNKVVLAGSMINEPHDVSSLKTLIDARIMKPLNLQRIYDLIVDLFEDSIKEVDTEGVTPRHTSPKAFTEPQHYEDVPETPNISKQSFGVFAGASVLIVEDNLINQKVLLSLFNGSGIKVTIAGDGVEALEAVQDPKNRFDLVLMDINMPVMDGYEATRHIRADAQYDEMPIVSLTGLGLPEEIAKMYAIGMNAHLTKPVQVGRLYTVFSRFIKTVTPTVKKAQSPLKETPFVNTEVLAAKDGLMRASGDAELYGEILEEYVKLYASADQTLEIFMKTGNTDAAKKLAHDIKGVSANIGANHMVQVCEALNVGLSRNLENSKLQALKHEFDRHLHDVLKEARKYLP from the coding sequence ATGAATATTGTACGTTTGATTACGGTGGTGATGATCGCCGCCGCATCGCTCGCCGTCATGGCGGCGGAACCCTACATGAACATCGTTGTTGCCGCGGGCAACAGCAAATCGGAAATGGATATCCATGTCCATACCCTGCAACGGAAATTTGCCGAAGACCCCTACATCGTCAAAGCACAGGCCCGTGAGCATTTCGAGGTCGTCAGCCGCCGTTCGGGGCGCTACTACATTGCCAGTATCGAGCCGATCCGCGACAGCGAAGTCGTCTCCAGGATGCTGGAGAAGGTACAGCGTTACTTCCCGGACGCCTATGTTTACACCCACCGCGGGGACGAAGCGGCGGCATCCGAACCGGAACCGAAGGTGGAGGTGCGGACGGTCTACGTTCCCGCCGAACCCGAGATCAAGACCGTCTATATCCCGGCCGAACCGGAGGTGAAGACCGTCTATGTTGACAGGCCGGCCAAAGGGATTGCGTCTGAAAAGATCTTGATGGCACTGGCAGTGATGGCGCTGCTCCTGCTGCTGCTCGTCGCCTACAGTCTCTATCAGAGGCGGAAGCTCTCAAAGATAAGCCACGTGCTCAAAAAAGAGCATGAAGAGCTTGAGCAGATGCTCGAGCATCAAGAAGACATTATGGTCAACGTCGGCGAGAAGATACGGCAGCCTGCCAAGGAGATCGGCAGCAGCAGCGAAAAGATTCTGCAGACGAAACTCGACCCGGTGCAGAGCCGCGAACTGGAAAAGATCAAAAATTCCGATGAACTGCTCCTGGACATCACCAACGACCTGATCGACTTTCTGAACCTCAAGTCCAACAAGGTCAAACTGCGCCATGAGCTGTTCAACATCAACAACGTCCTCGACGAGATGGCGGGGACGGTCAGTAACCGTGCGCGCGGCAGCAACATCGAATTTATCTTTGATATCGAGAAGGGGGTCCCGGCCAAATTCATCGGTGACTCGCTACGGCTGGGGCAGGTGCTCACCAACCTGATGAGCAACGCCATGAAATTCACCGTGGACGGGGAGGTGCGGCTGCATATCCGCCGCCTGGAGGACAAAGGCGGGAAAGTGATGCTGGAGTTCGTCATCTCCGACACGGGGGTCGGGATCGATCCGAACCGTTTCAACGATATCTTCGAGCCCTTCTCTTCGGCCAACGATCTCAAAGAGACGGGCCTGGGGCTCTATATCTCCCGGGCACTGATCGACATGATGGGCGGTACCATCGAGATCAAAAGCGTCATGAACAAAGGAAGCGACTTTATCCTGACGATCCCGTTCGATGTGCCTGACGTCAATGAAAAACGCCACTACCGTCTCCCGGCCAAGGCCTTCACGGGGCACAGCTTCGTGATCGTCGAGGTTCAGCCGACGGCGGCGGACGCGCTCAAAAAAATGCTGGAGTACTTCAAAAACGACGTCAGCGTTCGCTCACTGGGGGCGATCCGGAACAAAAGCGACATCCTCTTTGAAAGCGAAGTTGTCATCATTGCCGAGGATGCTTTCACGCCGGACGTTCAGGCCCTGATCAAGAGGGTCAAGAGTGAAACCAATAACAAGGTCGTCCTGGCGGGGAGCATGATCAACGAACCGCATGACGTTTCGTCGCTCAAAACGCTCATCGATGCGCGCATCATGAAACCGCTGAACCTGCAGCGTATCTACGACCTGATCGTCGACCTTTTCGAAGACAGTATCAAAGAGGTCGACACCGAGGGCGTGACGCCGAGGCATACGTCGCCGAAGGCGTTTACGGAACCGCAGCACTATGAGGACGTTCCGGAAACACCGAACATTTCGAAACAGAGCTTCGGCGTCTTTGCCGGGGCATCCGTTCTGATCGTCGAAGACAACCTGATCAACCAGAAGGTACTGCTGAGCCTCTTCAACGGCAGCGGCATCAAGGTGACTATCGCCGGCGACGGCGTGGAAGCGCTCGAAGCGGTGCAGGATCCGAAGAACCGTTTCGACCTGGTCCTTATGGATATCAACATGCCGGTCATGGACGGGTACGAGGCGACACGCCATATCCGTGCCGATGCGCAGTACGATGAGATGCCGATCGTCTCGCTGACCGGGCTCGGGCTGCCCGAGGAGATTGCGAAGATGTACGCGATCGGCATGAACGCCCACCTGACCAAACCGGTGCAGGTCGGACGGCTCTACACCGTGTTCAGCCGCTTTATCAAGACGGTTACTCCTACCGTCAAGAAGGCGCAGTCGCCGCTCAAGGAGACGCCGTTCGTCAACACGGAAGTCCTGGCGGCGAAGGATGGCCTGATGCGTGCCAGCGGGGATGCGGAGCTTTACGGCGAAATCCTCGAAGAGTACGTCAAGCTCTACGCCAGTGCGGACCAGACATTGGAGATCTTCATGAAGACGGGGAATACGGACGCCGCCAAAAAACTGGCACACGATATCAAAGGCGTCAGCGCGAACATCGGTGCGAACCACATGGTGCAGGTGTGCGAGGCCCTGAACGTCGGCCTGTCGCGGAACTTGGAGAACAGCAAGCTGCAGGCGTTGAAGCATGAATTCGACCGCCACCTGCATGATGTCCTGAAAGAGGCGAGAAAGTATCTGCCGTAA
- a CDS encoding RNA-binding S4 domain-containing protein: MRIDKFLNAVNITKRRTVAQDMLANGVVSINGQSVKPSKNVAVGDVIAIAYLKGEKRYEVLQIPTTKSTPKSMQSEYVKELN, translated from the coding sequence ATGAGAATAGACAAATTTCTGAATGCGGTCAATATCACCAAGCGCCGCACCGTGGCGCAGGACATGCTCGCCAACGGGGTCGTCAGCATCAACGGCCAGAGCGTCAAGCCGAGCAAGAACGTCGCGGTGGGGGATGTCATCGCCATTGCTTACCTCAAGGGGGAGAAGCGCTACGAAGTGCTGCAGATCCCGACGACGAAATCCACACCCAAATCGATGCAAAGCGAATACGTAAAGGAACTGAATTGA
- the trpD gene encoding anthranilate phosphoribosyltransferase, whose amino-acid sequence MTYSEAKAAFERLFRHEMDDAQMRDFLLSMKLDETMPVEVLAAAASVMRANAIALPVDETLRPELIDIVGTGGDKIGSFNISSTVALLCASMGSYVAKHGSRSVTSKSGSADMFEALGVRLDLGIEQSARLLEETGFTFMFAQNHHPAMKFIMPVRKSIPEKTIFNVLGPLTNPAGVGKIMLGVFDKSFVPKIAEALMINEVKSAIVVSSKERMDEISISDITYAARVDAGGMTEYEIDPARYGIARQPLEAIVGGDGEANAAILRNIFDNRATDAQRDIVRINAANAFIVDGKARDIQEGLEMADEGLQSGRAKAKLAQIIEVSAKL is encoded by the coding sequence TTGACCTACAGTGAAGCCAAAGCCGCGTTTGAACGCCTTTTCCGGCATGAAATGGACGACGCGCAGATGCGCGATTTCCTGCTTTCGATGAAACTGGACGAGACGATGCCGGTCGAGGTGCTGGCCGCTGCTGCGTCCGTGATGCGCGCCAATGCCATCGCCCTGCCCGTGGACGAAACACTGCGCCCGGAGCTGATCGATATCGTCGGTACCGGCGGGGACAAGATCGGCAGTTTCAATATCTCGTCGACGGTGGCGCTGCTCTGCGCCTCGATGGGCTCCTATGTCGCCAAGCACGGCAGCCGCTCTGTCACCTCCAAGTCCGGCAGTGCCGATATGTTCGAAGCCCTCGGCGTACGCCTGGACCTGGGCATCGAACAAAGCGCGCGCCTGCTCGAGGAGACGGGCTTCACCTTTATGTTCGCCCAGAACCACCACCCGGCCATGAAGTTCATCATGCCGGTGCGCAAAAGCATCCCGGAAAAAACGATCTTTAACGTCCTGGGCCCCCTGACGAACCCCGCCGGCGTCGGGAAGATCATGCTCGGCGTCTTCGATAAAAGCTTCGTGCCGAAGATCGCGGAGGCGCTGATGATCAACGAGGTGAAGTCGGCGATCGTCGTCAGTTCGAAAGAGCGGATGGACGAGATCAGTATCTCCGACATCACCTACGCGGCCCGCGTCGATGCCGGCGGCATGACCGAGTATGAGATCGATCCGGCTCGCTACGGCATCGCGCGCCAGCCTCTCGAAGCGATCGTCGGCGGCGACGGGGAAGCGAATGCCGCGATCCTGCGGAACATCTTCGATAACCGCGCCACCGACGCGCAGCGCGATATTGTCCGCATCAATGCGGCCAACGCCTTCATCGTCGACGGGAAGGCGCGGGATATCCAGGAGGGGCTTGAGATGGCCGACGAGGGGCTGCAGAGCGGCCGGGCGAAAGCCAAGCTGGCGCAGATCATCGAGGTCTCCGCGAAACTGTGA
- the tsaE gene encoding tRNA (adenosine(37)-N6)-threonylcarbamoyltransferase complex ATPase subunit type 1 TsaE: MRQLKCGREDLDRVVGAMMDALPRGGVVILQGDLASGKTTLTQAAARHLDIDEPVTSPTFSLQQCYGDQMFHYDIYNHGIEHFLALGLLEELEKPGYHFIEWGDETLIEMLKMAEIPAIVIEIEKCAPDARCYKVYHA, translated from the coding sequence GTGAGACAGCTCAAATGCGGCCGGGAGGATCTGGACCGGGTGGTCGGTGCCATGATGGACGCGCTGCCGCGGGGCGGGGTCGTCATACTGCAGGGCGACCTTGCCAGTGGCAAGACGACGCTGACCCAGGCCGCGGCGCGCCATCTCGACATCGACGAGCCGGTGACGTCGCCGACCTTTTCGCTGCAGCAGTGCTACGGCGACCAGATGTTCCACTATGACATCTATAACCACGGTATCGAGCATTTCCTCGCCCTGGGGCTGCTTGAAGAGCTGGAAAAACCGGGGTATCATTTCATCGAGTGGGGGGACGAGACCCTCATAGAGATGCTGAAGATGGCGGAGATCCCCGCCATTGTGATTGAAATCGAAAAATGTGCGCCCGACGCACGCTGTTACAAGGTGTACCATGCATAA
- the lptB gene encoding LPS export ABC transporter ATP-binding protein, giving the protein MHKLSAQELVKTIKQTEIVRGVSLEVNTGEVVGLLGPNGAGKTTTFYMICGLVEATGGEVFIDEKNISGYPMHARARSGIGYLPQEASIFKDLTVEENLMVAAQAVISNKKEQLDRIEEMLDIFNIEPIRYRKGISLSGGERRRAEIARALVARPRFLLLDEPFAGVDPLAVLDIQKVVEQLVKHDIGVLITDHNVRETLDVCDRAYVIKSGTLLASGSSAEIMVNEDVRRHYLGESFKF; this is encoded by the coding sequence ATGCATAAACTGAGTGCCCAGGAGTTGGTCAAAACGATCAAACAGACCGAAATCGTCCGTGGGGTCTCCCTGGAGGTCAATACCGGGGAGGTCGTCGGCCTGCTCGGCCCCAACGGCGCCGGCAAAACGACGACCTTCTACATGATCTGCGGTCTCGTCGAAGCGACGGGGGGCGAGGTCTTCATCGACGAGAAGAATATTTCCGGCTACCCGATGCATGCCCGCGCCCGGTCGGGAATAGGCTACCTGCCGCAGGAAGCTTCCATCTTCAAGGACCTCACGGTTGAAGAGAACCTGATGGTCGCGGCGCAGGCGGTCATCAGCAACAAAAAAGAGCAGCTCGACCGCATCGAGGAGATGCTCGATATCTTCAACATCGAACCGATCCGCTACCGCAAGGGGATCAGCCTCTCGGGCGGGGAGCGCCGCCGCGCCGAGATCGCCCGCGCCCTGGTGGCCCGTCCGCGCTTCTTACTGCTGGACGAACCTTTTGCCGGGGTCGACCCGCTCGCCGTCCTCGATATCCAGAAAGTCGTCGAACAGCTGGTCAAACATGACATCGGCGTACTGATCACCGACCACAACGTCCGCGAGACCCTCGACGTCTGCGACCGCGCCTACGTCATCAAGAGCGGCACGCTGCTCGCGTCGGGTTCGAGCGCCGAGATCATGGTCAACGAGGATGTCCGGCGGCACTACCTTGGCGAGTCGTTCAAATTCTGA
- a CDS encoding TIGR02757 family protein, whose amino-acid sequence MRQRNHALEISYERPDPILVAQRYREPYSALACALFAYGRADLIVRFLDRLDFSLLDADEAVIRSAFEGYYYRFQNRKDITEFFITLRRLRLDADMEALFTEAYGRNRSVIDGLNALISAMRELNDYESRGYRFLVGSEVTKYRGGAPMKRWLMFLRWMVRSDAIDFGLWEGVDKADLLMPLDTHTFNVSRRLGLLQRKTYDLQSVVELTRTLKTFDPADPVKYDFALYRLGQEKVL is encoded by the coding sequence ATGCGGCAGCGCAACCATGCGCTGGAGATTTCCTACGAGCGGCCTGACCCCATCCTTGTCGCACAGCGCTACAGGGAGCCCTACAGCGCACTCGCATGTGCGCTTTTCGCCTACGGGCGCGCCGACCTGATCGTCCGTTTCCTCGACCGCCTCGATTTTTCCCTGCTCGATGCGGACGAAGCCGTGATTCGGAGCGCTTTCGAGGGCTATTACTACCGTTTCCAGAACCGTAAGGATATTACCGAGTTCTTTATCACCCTGCGGCGTCTGAGGCTCGATGCGGATATGGAAGCACTCTTTACGGAAGCGTACGGGAGGAACCGTTCCGTGATCGACGGTCTGAATGCTTTGATCTCGGCCATGCGGGAGCTGAACGATTATGAAAGCCGCGGCTACCGGTTCCTTGTCGGCAGCGAAGTGACGAAGTACAGGGGCGGAGCACCGATGAAACGGTGGCTGATGTTCCTGCGCTGGATGGTGCGCAGCGATGCTATCGATTTCGGGCTCTGGGAAGGCGTCGACAAGGCCGACCTGCTGATGCCTCTGGATACCCACACTTTCAACGTCTCCCGCCGCCTGGGGCTGCTGCAACGGAAAACCTATGACCTTCAATCTGTCGTGGAGCTGACCCGGACCCTCAAAACCTTCGACCCTGCCGATCCGGTCAAGTACGATTTCGCCCTCTACAGGCTCGGTCAGGAAAAAGTACTCTGA
- a CDS encoding CoA-binding protein yields the protein MECEFPTVNANSDEIKAMFEATKTIAVLGLSPDESKDSHRVAKYLKEAGFKIVPVYPKEDEILGEKVYRSLAEIPFPVDMVDIFRKPAALDAVADACIARGDVKFFWAQKGIVNNAAAEKAEQAGMKVVQNHCTMVEHRHLLG from the coding sequence ATGGAGTGCGAATTTCCGACGGTCAATGCCAACAGCGATGAGATCAAGGCGATGTTTGAAGCGACCAAGACGATCGCCGTTCTGGGCCTCTCCCCGGACGAGAGCAAGGACAGCCACCGTGTAGCGAAATACCTCAAAGAGGCGGGCTTCAAGATCGTCCCGGTCTACCCGAAAGAGGATGAGATCCTCGGCGAAAAGGTCTACCGCTCCCTGGCCGAGATCCCCTTCCCGGTCGATATGGTCGATATCTTCCGCAAACCGGCGGCCCTGGATGCCGTCGCAGATGCCTGCATCGCGCGCGGCGACGTGAAGTTTTTCTGGGCGCAGAAGGGGATCGTCAACAACGCTGCAGCCGAAAAAGCGGAGCAGGCGGGTATGAAAGTTGTCCAGAACCACTGTACGATGGTCGAACACCGCCATCTTCTGGGATAA
- the ilvA gene encoding threonine ammonia-lyase, producing the protein MFPFSKIEQAAERIGGVVTKTPYAFAPYLSEMSGCEVYLKKENLQITGAFKIRGAYNKIASLSDTERARGVVAASAGNHAQGVAYSAAQFGIRAVIVMPESTPLTKVDGVRYYGAEVILHGNNYDEAYAHAVAYGTEHGLEFVHPFEDDEVIAGQGTIGMELLAAGERPDAVVVPVGGGGLISGVAAAVKHLDPSIEVIGVSATGAPAMRQSFEAKRPIDTTSVRTIADGIAVRDTSPKTLEYILESVDRFIGVDDEEIANAILFLLEKQKLSVEGAGAVGVAALLHKKLPHLVGKKVAVVLSGGNVDVTLLSVIIEKGLLKSFRKMKLTVTLVDRPGSLMQLTELLKSLNANIVHIAYDRTSTDLDYGDANVTIHLETKGEAHQNQIRDLLHRHGYLSQEGH; encoded by the coding sequence TTGTTCCCCTTCAGCAAGATCGAACAGGCCGCCGAACGCATCGGCGGCGTCGTGACGAAAACCCCCTACGCCTTTGCACCGTATCTCAGCGAAATGAGCGGCTGCGAGGTCTACCTCAAGAAGGAGAACCTCCAGATTACCGGTGCGTTCAAGATCCGCGGGGCCTACAACAAGATCGCATCACTGAGCGACACGGAACGCGCACGCGGCGTTGTCGCAGCGAGCGCGGGCAACCATGCCCAAGGGGTCGCCTACTCCGCGGCGCAGTTCGGGATCCGGGCCGTGATCGTGATGCCGGAATCGACACCGCTCACGAAGGTGGACGGTGTGCGCTATTACGGGGCGGAAGTTATCCTGCACGGCAACAACTATGATGAAGCCTATGCCCATGCCGTTGCGTACGGCACGGAGCACGGACTGGAGTTCGTCCACCCGTTCGAAGATGACGAAGTCATTGCGGGGCAGGGAACAATAGGCATGGAGCTGTTGGCAGCAGGTGAACGCCCCGATGCGGTGGTCGTCCCTGTCGGGGGCGGCGGGCTCATCAGCGGTGTCGCAGCGGCTGTCAAGCATCTTGACCCCTCCATCGAGGTCATCGGCGTCAGTGCGACCGGTGCCCCCGCGATGCGCCAGTCCTTTGAAGCAAAACGGCCGATCGATACGACCTCCGTGCGCACCATCGCCGACGGGATCGCTGTGCGCGACACGTCGCCGAAAACGCTGGAGTACATCCTGGAGAGCGTCGACCGCTTTATCGGTGTCGATGACGAGGAGATTGCCAACGCGATCCTCTTCCTGCTGGAGAAACAGAAGCTCTCGGTCGAAGGGGCGGGGGCGGTCGGTGTTGCGGCACTGCTGCACAAAAAGCTGCCGCACCTCGTCGGCAAAAAAGTGGCCGTGGTGCTTTCCGGCGGGAATGTGGACGTCACGCTGCTCTCCGTTATTATCGAGAAGGGTCTGCTCAAATCCTTCCGGAAAATGAAGCTGACGGTCACCCTGGTCGACCGTCCGGGCTCTTTGATGCAGCTGACGGAACTGCTCAAATCGCTCAACGCGAACATCGTCCACATCGCCTACGACCGCACCTCGACGGACCTTGACTACGGGGATGCCAACGTGACGATCCACCTGGAGACGAAAGGCGAGGCACACCAGAACCAGATCCGCGATCTCCTGCACCGTCACGGTTACCTGAGCCAGGAAGGGCACTGA
- a CDS encoding phosphatase, whose protein sequence is MANVVAIDLGSNTCRAIEYDCATGTFGRQSERIVKTADRMHETGRIDEGAVARVIDALKETDALFDLEKTPYRAVTTAAMRMAKNSDEVLERIADETGVRFEIIDGDREAFYALKAARARLAQLGIPSESLCMIDIGGGSTEVIFYQNGETVSKSFPIGIVTVAQQCEAPEEIRTFVQLQLLREVYIFVDTYIITKGRPLTFVMTAGTPTTIAAFLQGMTYDSYDPAKINGYRLSRPDCEKALQELLALDEMTRTLYVGVGREALIVAGIVIVELFYEVLDYNNAVVIDDGVREGVAIAFCEEARG, encoded by the coding sequence ATGGCCAACGTCGTTGCGATCGATCTGGGCTCGAATACCTGCCGCGCCATCGAGTATGACTGCGCGACGGGCACCTTCGGCCGCCAAAGCGAACGGATCGTCAAGACCGCCGACCGGATGCACGAGACGGGACGCATCGACGAGGGGGCGGTCGCGCGGGTGATCGACGCGCTCAAGGAAACGGATGCGCTGTTCGACCTCGAAAAGACACCCTACCGCGCCGTGACGACCGCAGCCATGCGTATGGCGAAGAACAGCGATGAAGTGCTTGAACGGATTGCGGATGAGACCGGGGTCCGGTTTGAGATTATCGACGGCGACCGGGAGGCTTTTTATGCATTGAAGGCTGCCCGTGCACGTCTGGCGCAGCTCGGCATCCCCTCGGAGTCGCTCTGTATGATCGATATCGGCGGCGGTTCGACCGAGGTGATCTTCTACCAAAACGGGGAGACGGTTTCCAAGAGTTTTCCCATCGGCATCGTCACCGTGGCCCAGCAGTGCGAAGCCCCCGAGGAGATCAGAACCTTTGTGCAGCTGCAACTGCTGCGGGAGGTGTACATCTTCGTCGATACCTACATCATCACCAAAGGGCGTCCGCTCACCTTCGTGATGACGGCCGGGACCCCGACGACGATTGCCGCATTCCTGCAGGGGATGACCTATGACAGCTACGATCCGGCCAAGATCAACGGCTACAGACTCAGCAGGCCCGATTGCGAGAAGGCGCTGCAGGAGCTGCTGGCACTGGATGAAATGACGCGTACGCTTTATGTCGGTGTCGGACGCGAAGCGCTGATCGTGGCCGGGATCGTCATCGTCGAACTTTTCTATGAAGTGCTCGACTACAATAATGCGGTCGTGATCGACGACGGGGTCCGCGAAGGGGTTGCGATCGCCTTTTGCGAAGAGGCGCGCGGCTAA